GATTGATCAGTATTGATTACCTTGCCAGCCAGGTAGAGGATATGTGTATCAGGGTCGTAGCAGAGTGATTGATTAGTATTGATTACCTTGCCAGCCAGGTAGAGGATATGTGTTGATCAGGGTCATGACAGAGTGATTGATCAGTATTGATTACCTTGCCAGCCAGGTAGAGGATATGTGTTGATCAGGGTCATGACAGAGTGATTGATCAGTATTGATTACCTTGCCAGCCAGGTAGAGGATATGTGTTGATCAGGGTCATGACAGAGTGATTGATCAGTATTGATTACCTTGCCAGCCAGGTACAGCATGTGTGTATCGGGGTCGTAGAATGGGAAGAGGACTCCTGCACCtccatccacctcctcctctgaCAGCGGCTCTGACAGATCACCCTACATGTCAGAGATAAAAcattgagtggtgtgtgtgtgtgtgtgtctgtctgtctgtctgtctgtctgtctgtctgtctgtctgtctgtctgtctgtctgtgtgtctgcgtgtgtctgcgtgtgtctgcgcgtgtctgtctgtgtctgtgcgtgtgtgtgtgtctgtctgtctgtgtgtctgtctgtctgtgtctgtgtgtgtctgtctgtgtctgtctgtctgtgtgtgtctgtctgtctgtgtgtgtgtctgtctgtctgtgtctgtctgtgtctgtctgtgtctgtctgtgtgtgtgtgtctgtgtgtctctctcaccggaTCCCATAATGTGATCTGTCTTTGGTTCCATGGTGAGCTGCCAGTAGAAAACAGCATGTTCTGGTCTCCAATAAACACCACCTTATTGGCCCTGTGGAGTTTACTGCtggacacctacacacacacacacacacacacacacacacacacacacacacacacacacacacacacacacacacacacacagacagacagacacacagacacacagacacacagacagacagacacacacacacagataacgtTGGTAAATTACTGTACTGTTGGTAAATTActgtaatgttggtaaattaccgtaatgttggtaaattactgtaatgttggtaaattactgtaatattggtaaattactgtaatgttggtaaattactgtaatattggtaaattactgtaatgttggtaaattaccgtaatgttggtaaattaccgtaatgttggtaaattactGTAATATTGGTAAATTACCATACCGTTGGTAAATGACcgtaatgttggtaaattactGTAATATTGGTAAATTACCGGGACGTTGGTAAATTACTGGGACGTTGGTAAATGACTGTAATGTTGGTAAATGActgtaatgttggtaaattacCATGGCGTTGGTAAATTACCGGGACGTTGGTAAATTActgtaatgttggtaaattactgtaatgttggtaaattactATGGCGTTGGTAAATTACCATGGCGATGGTAAATTACCGTGGCGTTGGTAAATTACCGGGACGTTGGTAAATTACcgtaatgttggtaaattacCATACTGTTGGTAAATTACAGTAATGTTGGTAGATTACCGTAATGTTGTTAAATTACTGTAATATTGGTAAATTACTGTAATATTGGTAAATTACTGTAATATTGGTAAATTACCATGGCGTTGGTAAATTACCGGGATGTTGGTAAATTACCGGGACGTTGGTAAATTACCGGGACTTTGACCAGCCCCCACACCCAGACAGACCTGTATGAGGCGCCCAGTGCGTGGGTCCATGACTCGGATCTTCTTGTCCAGACTGGTGGTAGCTAGAGAGCTGCCGTCATTGTTGAAGGACATGGAGAGAACCAGCTCAGTGTGAACAGAAATAACACATACTGGGTTCCTCAGCACTGagtcacacactgaca
The sequence above is drawn from the Oncorhynchus masou masou isolate Uvic2021 unplaced genomic scaffold, UVic_Omas_1.1 unplaced_scaffold_9799, whole genome shotgun sequence genome and encodes:
- the LOC135538533 gene encoding coronin-2A-like; this encodes VKLWDIPANGVYQNMTLPRKVLQGHSRRVNLIEWHPTARDLLVSAAYDYKVMVWDVSVCDSVLRNPVCVISVHTELVLSMSFNNDGSSLATTSLDKKIRVMDPRTGRLIQVSSSKLHRANKVVFIGDQNMLFSTGSSPWNQRQITLWDPGDLSEPLSEEEVDGGAGVLFPFYDPDTHMLYLAGK